The following proteins come from a genomic window of Gynuella sunshinyii YC6258:
- the thiO gene encoding glycine oxidase ThiO, translating into MNHIAIVGAGLIGRVMAWQLLQAGQRVTLFDRDRIDGDEAAAYTAGGMISPLSEIEVLEPALLQLARQSLQLWPALVDSLGQEVDYHNHGSLIVSHPQDAAAHQRYLRQLQQHTDPAAAEYSWLNASQLSQQEPELLPGFQQAVFLPGESWVDPARLMPALAERILPLCEHWHSGCEVTAIEPHTVICGLDSHRFDLVIDCRGMGAREDLPGLRGVRGEVARFHAPDVRLTHLIRLMHPRYCLYIVPRANQRYLIGATQIESEDRGPVTVRSALELLSAVYSLHKGFAEARIEAFKTNLRPAMPDNQPLLSLQSGLMRINGLFRHGFMLAPAITTQALQQLQQQGYL; encoded by the coding sequence ATGAATCACATTGCCATCGTGGGTGCCGGCCTGATTGGCCGGGTCATGGCCTGGCAGTTACTCCAGGCCGGTCAGCGGGTGACTCTGTTTGACCGGGATCGGATCGACGGCGACGAGGCTGCCGCATATACCGCCGGCGGGATGATCTCGCCGTTATCGGAGATTGAAGTACTGGAACCGGCATTACTGCAACTGGCCAGACAGTCTCTGCAACTATGGCCGGCGTTGGTGGATTCACTGGGTCAGGAGGTGGATTACCACAATCACGGCTCGCTGATCGTCAGCCATCCTCAGGATGCCGCTGCGCATCAGCGTTATCTGAGGCAGTTACAGCAACACACCGATCCGGCTGCGGCAGAATACTCCTGGCTCAACGCCAGCCAACTGAGTCAGCAGGAACCGGAACTGCTGCCGGGTTTCCAGCAGGCGGTGTTTTTACCGGGTGAAAGCTGGGTCGATCCGGCCCGGCTGATGCCAGCGCTGGCAGAGCGCATTCTGCCACTTTGCGAACACTGGCACAGTGGCTGCGAAGTCACGGCCATCGAGCCTCATACTGTCATCTGTGGGTTGGACAGCCACCGCTTCGATCTGGTGATCGACTGTCGTGGTATGGGTGCCCGGGAAGACCTGCCGGGGCTGCGCGGCGTGCGTGGTGAGGTGGCGCGTTTCCATGCTCCGGACGTCAGACTGACGCATTTGATCCGGCTGATGCACCCGCGCTACTGTCTCTACATCGTGCCGCGTGCGAACCAGCGTTATCTGATTGGTGCCACCCAGATCGAAAGCGAGGATCGCGGACCAGTCACCGTGCGTTCGGCGCTGGAGCTGCTGTCGGCGGTGTACAGCCTGCACAAGGGATTTGCCGAAGCCCGCATAGAGGCATTCAAAACCAACCTGCGTCCGGCCATGCCGGATAACCAACCACTTTTGAGTCTGCAATCCGGACTGATGCGCATCAACGGGCTGTTTCGCCATGGTTTCATGCTGGCACCGGCCATCACCACGCAGGCTCTGCAACAGCTTCAACAGCAAGGTTATCTATGA
- the thiS gene encoding sulfur carrier protein ThiS has product MNIIVNGKQEQITEHENLQQLLERQGLSSGFAVMLNRQLVTRSEYANTRFADQDQVDIIVPMQGG; this is encoded by the coding sequence ATGAACATTATCGTCAACGGCAAACAAGAACAGATAACAGAGCATGAAAATCTGCAGCAACTGCTTGAGCGTCAGGGCCTGAGCAGCGGTTTTGCAGTCATGCTGAACCGACAGCTGGTCACCCGCAGCGAGTACGCCAATACCCGGTTTGCGGATCAGGACCAGGTGGACATCATCGTTCCGATGCAGGGAGGCTGA
- a CDS encoding thiazole synthase — protein MWQLADKTLDSHLLIGTARYPSPEIMIDAIRASGAQVATISIKRQNPRERGGDQFWQLLSQLKLHLLPNTAHCYSAREAIETAMIARELFDTHWIKLEVLGSEYQLNPDPFALVEAAKELIAQGFEVFPYCTDDLALAERLVNLGCRILMPWAAPIGTGKGLLNPYALTMLRQRFADITLIVDAGIGVPSHAAQAMELGYDGILLNTAVAQSHDPITMANAFAHGIEAGRLARTAGPMAEQDVAHPSTPAIDRPFWHQEP, from the coding sequence ATGTGGCAACTGGCAGATAAAACCCTGGACAGTCACTTACTCATTGGCACAGCCCGCTACCCGTCACCGGAGATCATGATCGACGCCATTCGCGCCAGCGGTGCACAAGTGGCGACCATTTCCATCAAACGGCAGAATCCTCGTGAACGCGGCGGCGATCAGTTCTGGCAGCTGTTGTCGCAGCTGAAACTGCACCTGCTGCCCAATACCGCTCACTGTTATTCTGCCCGCGAGGCCATCGAGACGGCCATGATCGCCAGAGAGTTGTTCGACACCCACTGGATCAAACTGGAAGTGCTGGGCAGCGAGTATCAGCTCAATCCGGATCCATTTGCGCTGGTGGAAGCGGCCAAAGAACTCATTGCTCAGGGCTTTGAGGTGTTTCCATATTGCACTGATGATCTCGCACTGGCCGAGCGCCTGGTGAATCTCGGTTGCCGGATTCTGATGCCCTGGGCCGCTCCCATTGGTACTGGCAAAGGATTGCTGAATCCGTATGCGCTGACCATGCTGCGACAGCGCTTTGCGGACATCACGTTGATTGTCGATGCCGGTATTGGCGTGCCATCCCATGCAGCTCAGGCCATGGAACTGGGCTATGACGGCATTCTGCTCAATACCGCCGTGGCCCAGAGTCATGACCCGATCACCATGGCCAATGCCTTTGCCCACGGCATTGAAGCCGGTCGGCTGGCGAGAACCGCCGGACCGATGGCCGAACAGGACGTTGCCCATCCCTCAACACCGGCCATAGACCGTCCCTTCTGGCATCAGGAGCCTTAA